A window of the Tenebrio molitor chromosome 1, icTenMoli1.1, whole genome shotgun sequence genome harbors these coding sequences:
- the dachs gene encoding myosin-I heavy chain isoform X3, with translation MPLSVTNVGPILLCVNPYRDVGNPLTLSSTRGLALSPQLNRVVQEAVRQQSETGYPQAIILSGTSGSGKSHASMLLLRQLFAVAGGGPETDAFKHLAAAFTVLRSLGSAKTATNSESSRIGQFIEVQVTDGALYRTKIHCYFLDQTRVIRPLAGEKNYHIFYQMLAGLSTEERGKLNLEGHTPATLRYLQHGDTRQDLAEDSSRFQTWKTCLGILGIPFLDVVRVLAAVLLLGNVQFIDGKGLEVDVKGETELNAVAGLLGVSGAALFRGLTSRTHNARGQLVKSVCDANMSNMTRDCLAKALYCRTVATIVRRANSLKRLGSTLGTLSSDSNESVHNQAEVTSQHASTVGGSTNAGSKSMAALNNAVRHATDGFIGILDMFGFEDPKPSQLEHLCINLCAETMQHFYNTHIFKSSIESCRDEGINCEVEVDYVDNVPCIDLISSLRTGLLSMLDVECSIRGTAESYVSKIKVQHKHNTRLFEPKPVDPRLFGIQHFAGRVIYDATDFLDTNKDVVPDDLVAVFYKHNCNFGFATHLFGSELKALYSVENVPRGVSFRISPTSHTDLLNGDEPVSTLTQDFHTRLDNLLRTLVHARPHFVRCIRSNSQETPNRYDRGTVVRQIRSLQVLETVNLMAGGYPHRMRFKAFNARYRLLAPFARLHRTDEKVTDDCHLILQYVVDLISKQHNTLVSTSWALGKRHIFLSEGIRQHLEKLRADTRQKAATLIQSTWRGWHCRYRWAALRREKEHKTAATSNGLANRTPIGGAIARPRPQPIAGTPPPDPNEKCDAKIIQQTCNLFGLDLERPPPVPPSRSYTVSGNTKLGYPQTRVMKMSYPEDCNGEGQVLMKGETVLVVGASHRRGHLIVEHKHCTFHVPFQFLELKQSVNI, from the exons ACCAACGTGGGTCCCATTCTGCTGTGCGTGAACCCGTACCGAGACGTCGGAAACCCATTAACGCTGAGCAGTACCCGCGGTCTGGCCTTGAGCCCTCAACTGAACAGGGTGGTTCAGGAAGCTGTCAGACAACAATCCGAAACGGGTTATCCCCAAGCGATCATACTTTCAG GAACCAGCGGCTCGGGCAAGAGCCATGCTTCTATGTTGTTGTTGCGACAACTTTTTGCGGTCGCCGGCGGAGGCCCCGAGACCGAcgctttcaaacatttagccGCAGCCTTCACAGTATTACGTTCGTTAGGTTCCGCCAAAACCGCCACCAACTCCGAATCGAGCAGAATC GGTCAGTTCATCGAAGTACAAGTAACAGACGGGGCTTTGTACCGAACGAAAATTCATTGTTACTTTTTAGACCAAACTCGCGTAATCAGGCCCTTAGCGGGCGAGAAGAACTACCACATATTCTACCAGATGCTGGCCGGCCTGTCCACGGAGGAGCGGGGCAAGCTCAACCTGGAAGGTCACACGCCGGCCACTCTTAGGTACTTGCAACATGGCGACACGCGACAAGACCTCGCCGAGGACTCGTCGAG GTTTCAAACGTGGAAGACTTGTTTGGGCATACTCGGCATACCGTTCCTGGACGTCGTCAGGGTACTCGCCGCGGTACTGCTCTTGGGAAACGTGCAATTCATCGACGGAAAGGGACTGGAGGTGGACGTGAAGGGCGAGACGGAGCTGAACGCCGTGGCGGGGCTGCTGGGGGTGTCGGGAGCGGCGCTCTTCAGAGGCCTCACCTCGCGCACCCACAACGCGCGAGGCCAGCTCGTCAAGTCGGTCTGCGACGCCAACATGTCCAACATGACGAGGGACTGTCTGGCCAAGGCGCTGTACTGCCGCACCGTCGCCACGATAGTCCGGAGGGCCAACAGTCTCAAGCGGCTGGGCTCGACTCTCGGCACCCTCAGCTCGGACTCCAACGAGTCCGTGCACAACCAGGCGGAGGTGACGAGTCAGCACGCCTCGACCGTCGGGGGCAGCACCAACGCCGGGAGCAAGTCGATGGCGGCGCTTAACAACGCCGTGCGTCACGCCACCGACGGCTTCATCGGCATCCTGGACATGTTCGGGTTCGAGGACCCCAAACCGAGCCAGCTGGAGCACTTGTGCATCAACCTGTGCGCGGAGACGATGCAGCACTTCTACAACACCCACATCTTCAAGTCCAGCATCGAGTCCTGTCGGGACGAGGGCATCAACTGCGAGGTGGAGGTCGACTACGTCGACAACGTCCCTTGCATCGACCTGATCTCCTCGTTGAGGACGGGGCTGTTGAGCATGCTGGACGTGGAGTGCTCGATTCGCGGGACCGCCGAGTCGTACGTCTCCAAGATCAAAGTGCAGCACAAGCACAACACCAGGTTGTTCGAGCCGAAGCCGGTGGACCCGCGTCTCTTCGGCATCCAGCACTTCGCCGGTAGAGTCATCTACGACGCCACCGACTTCCTGGACACCAACAAAGACGTGGTGCCGGACGACCTGGTCGCGGTCTTCTACAAGCACAACTGCAACTTCGGGTTCGCGACGCACCTGTTCGGGAGCGAGCTGAAGGCGCTCTACTCCGTCGAGAACGTCCCCCGGGGCGTCAGCTTCCGGATATCGCCGACCTCCCACACCGATCTGTTGAACGGCGACGAACCAGTCTCGACTCTGACGCAAGATTTCCATACACGACTCGATAATTTACTGCGAACTCTGGTTCACGCTAGACCTCATTTCGTGCGGTGCATTCGCAGCAATTCGCAGGAGACTCCCAACAGATACGATCGCGGAACCGTCGTCCGCCAGATACGCTCCCTCCAAGTGCTGGAAACTGTTAATCTGATGGCCGGAGGATACCCGCACAGAATGCGCTTCAAAGCGTTCAACGCCAGGTACAGGCTGCTGGCTCCGTTCGCGCGCCTCCACCGCACCGACGAGAAGGTCACGGACGACTGCCACCTCATCCTCCAGTACGTCGTCGACCTGATCTCCAAGCAGCACAACACGCTGGTGTCGACGAGCTGGGCGCTGGGCAAGCGCCACATCTTCCTCAGCGAGGGCATCCGGCAGCACCTGGAGAAGCTGCGCGCAGACACGCGCCAGAAGGCCGCCACGCTCATCCAGTCCACCTGGCGGGGGTGGCACTGCCGGTACCGGTGGGCCGCGCTCCGCAGGGAGAAGGAGCACAAGACCGCCGCCACGTCCAACGGTCTCGCGAATCGGACGCCGATCGGGGGCGCGATCGCCAGGCCGCGCCCGCAGCCCATCGCCGGCACGCCGCCCCCGGACCCCAACGAGAAGTGCGACGCCAAAATCATCCAGCAGACTTGCAACCTGTTCGGCCTGGACCTGGAGCGGCCGCCGCCGGTGCCCCCCAGTCGATCCTACACGGTTTCCGGCAACACGAAACTTGGTTACCCTCAGACCAGAGTCATGAAGATGTCCTACCCCGAGGACTGCAACGGGGAGGGACAGGTGCTCATGAAGGGAGAGACTGTTTTAGTAGTAGGAGCTTCGCACAGACGAGGCCATTTGATCGTCGAACACAAACACTGTACTTTCCACGTACCGTTCCAGTTCTTGGAATTGAAACAAAGTGTCAATATTTAA
- the dachs gene encoding myosin-I heavy chain isoform X4: protein MSRENASIGDQRGSHSAVREPVPRRRKPINAEQYPRSGLEPSTEQGGSGSCQTTIRNGLSPSDHTFRNQRLGQEPCFYVVVATTFCGRRRRPRDRRFQTFSRSLHSITFVRFRQNRHQLRIEQNRSVHRSTNQTRVIRPLAGEKNYHIFYQMLAGLSTEERGKLNLEGHTPATLRYLQHGDTRQDLAEDSSRFQTWKTCLGILGIPFLDVVRVLAAVLLLGNVQFIDGKGLEVDVKGETELNAVAGLLGVSGAALFRGLTSRTHNARGQLVKSVCDANMSNMTRDCLAKALYCRTVATIVRRANSLKRLGSTLGTLSSDSNESVHNQAEVTSQHASTVGGSTNAGSKSMAALNNAVRHATDGFIGILDMFGFEDPKPSQLEHLCINLCAETMQHFYNTHIFKSSIESCRDEGINCEVEVDYVDNVPCIDLISSLRTGLLSMLDVECSIRGTAESYVSKIKVQHKHNTRLFEPKPVDPRLFGIQHFAGRVIYDATDFLDTNKDVVPDDLVAVFYKHNCNFGFATHLFGSELKALYSVENVPRGVSFRISPTSHTDLLNGDEPVSTLTQDFHTRLDNLLRTLVHARPHFVRCIRSNSQETPNRYDRGTVVRQIRSLQVLETVNLMAGGYPHRMRFKAFNARYRLLAPFARLHRTDEKVTDDCHLILQYVVDLISKQHNTLVSTSWALGKRHIFLSEGIRQHLEKLRADTRQKAATLIQSTWRGWHCRYRWAALRREKEHKTAATSNGLANRTPIGGAIARPRPQPIAGTPPPDPNEKCDAKIIQQTCNLFGLDLERPPPVPPSRSYTVSGNTKLGYPQTRVMKMSYPEDCNGEGQVLMKGETVLVVGASHRRGHLIVEHKHCTFHVPFQFLELKQSVNI from the exons ACCAACGTGGGTCCCATTCTGCTGTGCGTGAACCCGTACCGAGACGTCGGAAACCCATTAACGCTGAGCAGTACCCGCGGTCTGGCCTTGAGCCCTCAACTGAACAGGGTGGTTCAGGAAGCTGTCAGACAACAATCCGAAACGGGTTATCCCCAAGCGATCATACTTTCAG GAACCAGCGGCTCGGGCAAGAGCCATGCTTCTATGTTGTTGTTGCGACAACTTTTTGCGGTCGCCGGCGGAGGCCCCGAGACCGAcgctttcaaacatttagccGCAGCCTTCACAGTATTACGTTCGTTAGGTTCCGCCAAAACCGCCACCAACTCCGAATCGAGCAGAATC GGTCAGTTCATCGAAGTACAA ACCAAACTCGCGTAATCAGGCCCTTAGCGGGCGAGAAGAACTACCACATATTCTACCAGATGCTGGCCGGCCTGTCCACGGAGGAGCGGGGCAAGCTCAACCTGGAAGGTCACACGCCGGCCACTCTTAGGTACTTGCAACATGGCGACACGCGACAAGACCTCGCCGAGGACTCGTCGAG GTTTCAAACGTGGAAGACTTGTTTGGGCATACTCGGCATACCGTTCCTGGACGTCGTCAGGGTACTCGCCGCGGTACTGCTCTTGGGAAACGTGCAATTCATCGACGGAAAGGGACTGGAGGTGGACGTGAAGGGCGAGACGGAGCTGAACGCCGTGGCGGGGCTGCTGGGGGTGTCGGGAGCGGCGCTCTTCAGAGGCCTCACCTCGCGCACCCACAACGCGCGAGGCCAGCTCGTCAAGTCGGTCTGCGACGCCAACATGTCCAACATGACGAGGGACTGTCTGGCCAAGGCGCTGTACTGCCGCACCGTCGCCACGATAGTCCGGAGGGCCAACAGTCTCAAGCGGCTGGGCTCGACTCTCGGCACCCTCAGCTCGGACTCCAACGAGTCCGTGCACAACCAGGCGGAGGTGACGAGTCAGCACGCCTCGACCGTCGGGGGCAGCACCAACGCCGGGAGCAAGTCGATGGCGGCGCTTAACAACGCCGTGCGTCACGCCACCGACGGCTTCATCGGCATCCTGGACATGTTCGGGTTCGAGGACCCCAAACCGAGCCAGCTGGAGCACTTGTGCATCAACCTGTGCGCGGAGACGATGCAGCACTTCTACAACACCCACATCTTCAAGTCCAGCATCGAGTCCTGTCGGGACGAGGGCATCAACTGCGAGGTGGAGGTCGACTACGTCGACAACGTCCCTTGCATCGACCTGATCTCCTCGTTGAGGACGGGGCTGTTGAGCATGCTGGACGTGGAGTGCTCGATTCGCGGGACCGCCGAGTCGTACGTCTCCAAGATCAAAGTGCAGCACAAGCACAACACCAGGTTGTTCGAGCCGAAGCCGGTGGACCCGCGTCTCTTCGGCATCCAGCACTTCGCCGGTAGAGTCATCTACGACGCCACCGACTTCCTGGACACCAACAAAGACGTGGTGCCGGACGACCTGGTCGCGGTCTTCTACAAGCACAACTGCAACTTCGGGTTCGCGACGCACCTGTTCGGGAGCGAGCTGAAGGCGCTCTACTCCGTCGAGAACGTCCCCCGGGGCGTCAGCTTCCGGATATCGCCGACCTCCCACACCGATCTGTTGAACGGCGACGAACCAGTCTCGACTCTGACGCAAGATTTCCATACACGACTCGATAATTTACTGCGAACTCTGGTTCACGCTAGACCTCATTTCGTGCGGTGCATTCGCAGCAATTCGCAGGAGACTCCCAACAGATACGATCGCGGAACCGTCGTCCGCCAGATACGCTCCCTCCAAGTGCTGGAAACTGTTAATCTGATGGCCGGAGGATACCCGCACAGAATGCGCTTCAAAGCGTTCAACGCCAGGTACAGGCTGCTGGCTCCGTTCGCGCGCCTCCACCGCACCGACGAGAAGGTCACGGACGACTGCCACCTCATCCTCCAGTACGTCGTCGACCTGATCTCCAAGCAGCACAACACGCTGGTGTCGACGAGCTGGGCGCTGGGCAAGCGCCACATCTTCCTCAGCGAGGGCATCCGGCAGCACCTGGAGAAGCTGCGCGCAGACACGCGCCAGAAGGCCGCCACGCTCATCCAGTCCACCTGGCGGGGGTGGCACTGCCGGTACCGGTGGGCCGCGCTCCGCAGGGAGAAGGAGCACAAGACCGCCGCCACGTCCAACGGTCTCGCGAATCGGACGCCGATCGGGGGCGCGATCGCCAGGCCGCGCCCGCAGCCCATCGCCGGCACGCCGCCCCCGGACCCCAACGAGAAGTGCGACGCCAAAATCATCCAGCAGACTTGCAACCTGTTCGGCCTGGACCTGGAGCGGCCGCCGCCGGTGCCCCCCAGTCGATCCTACACGGTTTCCGGCAACACGAAACTTGGTTACCCTCAGACCAGAGTCATGAAGATGTCCTACCCCGAGGACTGCAACGGGGAGGGACAGGTGCTCATGAAGGGAGAGACTGTTTTAGTAGTAGGAGCTTCGCACAGACGAGGCCATTTGATCGTCGAACACAAACACTGTACTTTCCACGTACCGTTCCAGTTCTTGGAATTGAAACAAAGTGTCAATATTTAA